The Methanosphaera stadtmanae DSM 3091 genome includes a window with the following:
- the uvrB gene encoding excinuclease ABC subunit UvrB: MSKFNLYSDYKPLGDQPKAIKSLVEHYKDGIKEQTLEGVTGSGKTFTMANVIEQLDKPTLVMSHNKTLAAQLYEEFKEFFPDNAVEYFVSYYDYYQPEAYVAQTDTFIDKESAINEEIDRLRHSATQSLLTRDDVIVVSSVSCIYGIGSPEDYAQFTLTLQTQQEISREDILKELVKMQYSRNDIEFIRGQFRVRGDVIEIFPINANYALRIELWGDEIDVIYKIDALKGDIIEELQKVIIFPAKHFVIAKEKQETAIANIKKELKERVDTFKATGKYVEAQRIEQRTNFDMEMLQEIGYCSGIENYSMHMNGRKWGETPYSLLRYFPDDYLTIIDESHVTVPQIRGMYEGDRARKENLIQYGFRLPSAKENRPLRFDEFMRAQNQVLYVSATPAAFELGRSKNKVEQIIRPTGLVDPEPIVRPIKNQVDDLLGEIRKCVDNNQRVLVTSLTKKMAEDLTDYYIKMNVKARYLHSEISTLERTEIIDELRRGDFDCLVGVNLLREGLDLPEVALVAILDADKEGFLRSQTSLIQTIGRAARNVNGRVILYADNITDSVRNAVNITKHRRKIQIAYNNDHNITPRSVVRKLKDKKIEEKVDDIQEIDNITTDEIDEIIKELEKEMKQAAKDLNFEKAAKLRDRIMELKEE; this comes from the coding sequence ATGTCAAAATTCAATTTATATTCTGATTATAAACCATTAGGTGATCAGCCAAAAGCAATAAAATCACTTGTTGAACATTATAAAGATGGAATTAAAGAACAAACACTTGAAGGAGTAACAGGTTCTGGAAAAACTTTTACAATGGCAAATGTTATTGAACAATTAGACAAACCAACACTTGTAATGTCACATAATAAAACATTAGCAGCTCAATTATATGAGGAATTTAAAGAATTTTTTCCAGATAATGCAGTGGAATACTTTGTTAGCTACTATGATTACTACCAACCAGAGGCATATGTAGCACAAACTGATACATTTATTGACAAGGAATCAGCTATTAATGAGGAAATTGATAGATTAAGACACTCTGCCACACAATCATTACTTACAAGAGATGATGTAATTGTAGTATCTAGTGTTTCATGTATCTATGGTATAGGTTCACCTGAAGATTATGCACAATTTACACTAACACTACAAACACAACAAGAAATATCAAGGGAAGATATTCTTAAAGAATTAGTGAAAATGCAATACTCACGTAATGATATTGAATTTATAAGGGGACAATTCAGAGTTAGAGGGGACGTTATTGAAATATTTCCAATAAATGCAAATTATGCTCTACGTATTGAACTATGGGGTGATGAAATAGATGTTATCTACAAAATAGATGCATTGAAAGGGGATATTATTGAAGAATTACAAAAAGTGATCATATTTCCTGCAAAACACTTCGTAATTGCAAAGGAAAAACAAGAAACAGCCATAGCAAACATAAAAAAAGAACTTAAAGAAAGAGTGGATACATTTAAGGCAACAGGAAAATATGTTGAAGCTCAAAGAATTGAACAAAGAACGAACTTTGATATGGAAATGTTACAAGAAATTGGTTACTGTTCTGGAATAGAAAATTATTCCATGCACATGAATGGTCGTAAATGGGGTGAAACACCATACTCATTACTAAGATATTTTCCAGATGATTATCTAACAATTATTGATGAATCACATGTAACAGTACCTCAAATACGTGGAATGTATGAGGGAGATAGGGCAAGAAAAGAAAATCTAATACAGTATGGTTTTAGATTACCTAGTGCAAAGGAAAATAGACCACTTCGTTTTGATGAATTTATGAGGGCACAAAATCAAGTATTATATGTTTCAGCAACACCTGCAGCATTTGAATTAGGAAGAAGTAAAAATAAGGTGGAACAAATTATTAGGCCAACAGGCCTTGTAGATCCAGAGCCTATTGTAAGACCAATAAAAAATCAAGTTGATGATTTATTGGGTGAAATAAGAAAATGTGTAGATAATAATCAAAGAGTACTTGTAACATCATTAACTAAGAAGATGGCAGAGGATTTAACAGATTATTATATTAAGATGAATGTTAAGGCAAGATATTTGCATTCAGAAATTTCAACACTTGAAAGAACAGAAATTATTGATGAATTACGTCGTGGAGACTTTGATTGTCTAGTTGGAGTAAATCTTCTAAGGGAAGGATTGGATTTACCAGAAGTTGCACTAGTTGCTATTTTAGATGCTGATAAGGAAGGATTCCTACGTTCTCAAACTTCTCTTATACAGACTATTGGTAGAGCTGCACGTAATGTTAATGGTAGAGTAATATTATATGCTGATAATATAACAGATTCTGTAAGAAATGCTGTAAATATAACAAAACATAGACGTAAAATACAAATTGCCTATAACAATGATCATAATATTACACCTAGAAGTGTTGTACGTAAACTTAAAGATAAAAAGATTGAAGAGAAAGTTGATGATATTCAAGAAATTGATAATATTACAACAGATGAAATTGATGAAATAATAAAAGAACTTGAAAAAGAAATGAAACAAGCTGCAAAAGATCTTAACTTTGAAAAGGCTGCAAAACTAAGAGATAGGATAATGGAATTAAAAGAGGAATAA
- a CDS encoding MBL fold metallo-hydrolase, translating to MKLQFLGTGGGRFATISQKRMTGGFRIDDIDGKNIHVDPGPGALVRTHQYGLNPRKLNLILISHCHTDHYTDAEVLIEAMTQGMTRKAGHVIGSDSVINGHGDLGPSISKYHQSKPKVSVLKPEEEIKHENLKIRGIHTKHGDPTCVGFNINYKGFNINYTSDTEYFPELAEEHKDADVLIGNVIKEGERKIKGHLRTRDFKQLIEEVQPKIAIMTHLRVNLIMNNPFQNTRTITKETGVRTIAATDGLTMNLDQYLES from the coding sequence ATGAAACTTCAATTCTTAGGAACTGGTGGGGGCAGATTTGCTACAATCAGTCAAAAAAGAATGACTGGTGGTTTCAGAATTGATGATATAGATGGTAAAAATATTCATGTAGATCCAGGACCTGGAGCACTTGTAAGAACACATCAATATGGATTAAATCCTCGTAAGTTAAATTTAATTCTCATAAGCCATTGTCATACAGATCATTATACTGATGCAGAAGTATTAATAGAAGCAATGACACAAGGAATGACAAGAAAAGCAGGACATGTTATTGGAAGTGATAGTGTTATTAATGGACATGGTGACTTAGGTCCAAGTATTTCAAAATATCATCAAAGTAAACCAAAAGTAAGTGTTCTTAAACCAGAAGAAGAAATTAAACATGAAAATTTGAAAATAAGGGGTATTCATACAAAACATGGAGATCCAACATGTGTTGGATTTAATATAAATTATAAAGGTTTTAATATAAATTATACTTCAGATACTGAATACTTCCCAGAACTAGCTGAAGAACATAAGGATGCTGATGTTCTGATTGGAAATGTAATTAAAGAAGGAGAACGTAAAATTAAAGGTCACTTAAGAACAAGGGACTTTAAACAATTAATTGAAGAAGTACAGCCAAAAATAGCTATTATGACACATCTTAGGGTGAATTTAATTATGAATAATCCTTTCCAAAATACAAGAACTATTACTAAAGAAACTGGTGTCAGAACAATTGCAGCTACTGATGGTCTTACTATGAATCTTGATCAATATCTTGAATCATAA
- the aroD gene encoding type I 3-dehydroquinate dehydratase: MIFFLLEGEREIITEICGSIIESNEKDIFKTLDKAVDLDVNYIELRLDVIENITSKKATSIIEKIRNVTDIPIILTNRTKYEGGYFPSTEEDRIKILMDNASLVEYTDIELSTNENLRQEVIDNANRTIISYHNFEKTPSSEYLENVVNSALNVGDIAKIAVKPLNIEDTYVLLRLLMEYDDLIGISMDKLGSYTRILGPILGSPVTYTAITDESAPGQFDVKTTRDILKKLKNY, from the coding sequence ATGATATTTTTTTTATTAGAAGGGGAGAGAGAAATTATTACTGAAATTTGTGGTTCAATTATTGAATCTAATGAAAAAGACATATTTAAAACATTAGATAAAGCAGTAGACTTGGATGTTAATTATATTGAATTAAGATTGGATGTTATTGAAAATATTACTTCGAAAAAAGCAACTTCTATCATTGAAAAAATAAGGAATGTTACAGATATTCCAATTATATTAACAAATAGAACGAAGTATGAGGGAGGATATTTTCCATCTACAGAAGAGGATAGAATTAAAATATTGATGGATAATGCATCTCTTGTTGAATATACAGATATTGAATTATCTACCAATGAAAATCTTAGACAAGAAGTTATAGACAATGCTAATAGAACAATTATATCATATCATAATTTTGAAAAAACACCATCTTCTGAATATCTGGAGAATGTTGTAAATAGTGCATTGAATGTAGGAGATATAGCTAAAATTGCTGTTAAACCATTAAATATTGAGGATACTTATGTTTTATTAAGATTACTTATGGAATATGATGATTTAATTGGTATTTCTATGGATAAACTAGGTTCATATACAAGAATACTTGGACCAATATTAGGATCTCCTGTAACATATACAGCAATAACTGATGAATCAGCTCCTGGCCAATTTGATGTTAAAACAACAAGAGATATTCTTAAAAAATTAAAAAATTATTAG
- the uvrC gene encoding excinuclease ABC subunit UvrC, whose translation MSMKLKTPDEVPQKPGVYIMHNKEDEVIYVGKAKKLKSRLQSYFRDEDKLDRPKTQFLMRHFSYFEYILTNTEKEALILEANLIKKYRPHYNISLKDGKQYPYIKITNEDFPRIYITRNIVNDKASYYGPYTDSTHARAFIDFLNKNFQIRTCKHMDGPCLNYQIKQCSAPCVNYISQEEYNRNIRRVKLLLQGKYKTTIKKLKKDMNRYAKNMEFEKAAMLRDQIDTIKITLEKQNIQPNQDVNQDIIGFDHNNEEAAVVILSVRSGKTNKKDDLVLKGIKGFSDKQIRTEFIKQYYSTAPLPDEIILEDDIEDKDVIVEWLEEKANHKIKITVATDGHYITLIKIAKKNAHISLTENTKEEENPLLTLEKYLNLPRLPYHIEAFDISNISGIYAVASMVVFENGKPAKKMYRKFKMNTPGPNDFAMMKEVITRRYSHISPNNTNNTSDSLSIHPDLVLIDGGKGQLGMAVDVFKKLNITDVPLAGLAKKFEEVYLPGQTNPIILPRQSSALHLLQYVRDESHRFAITFHRKLRSKAFTKSILDDIPGVGKKRKQALLTHFESLDNIYNASFDEICQVKGINQKLAKTIYETLKEDKKE comes from the coding sequence ATGTCTATGAAACTAAAAACACCTGATGAAGTACCTCAAAAGCCTGGTGTATATATTATGCACAATAAAGAAGATGAGGTAATATATGTTGGAAAAGCTAAAAAACTTAAAAGTAGACTTCAAAGTTACTTTAGAGATGAAGACAAACTTGATAGACCAAAAACTCAATTTCTTATGAGGCATTTTTCATACTTTGAATATATTTTAACAAATACTGAGAAAGAAGCTTTAATTCTCGAAGCAAATCTTATAAAAAAATACCGTCCCCATTATAATATAAGTCTTAAGGATGGTAAACAATACCCCTATATTAAAATAACTAATGAAGACTTCCCAAGAATATACATTACAAGAAATATAGTAAATGATAAAGCATCATATTATGGTCCATATACTGATAGTACACATGCAAGAGCATTTATTGATTTTTTAAATAAGAACTTTCAAATAAGAACATGTAAACATATGGATGGACCTTGTCTAAATTATCAGATAAAACAGTGCAGTGCTCCATGTGTTAATTACATATCACAAGAAGAGTACAACAGAAATATTCGTCGTGTTAAATTACTTCTTCAGGGAAAATATAAAACCACAATCAAAAAACTCAAAAAGGACATGAATAGATATGCTAAAAATATGGAATTTGAAAAGGCAGCCATGCTACGAGACCAAATTGATACTATTAAAATTACCCTTGAAAAACAAAATATTCAACCAAACCAAGATGTTAACCAAGATATTATTGGATTTGATCATAACAATGAAGAAGCAGCTGTTGTAATATTATCTGTTCGTAGTGGTAAAACAAATAAAAAAGATGATCTTGTTCTAAAAGGAATTAAAGGATTTAGTGATAAACAAATAAGAACAGAATTTATTAAACAATATTATTCTACTGCACCTCTTCCTGATGAAATTATATTAGAAGATGATATTGAAGATAAGGATGTTATTGTTGAATGGTTAGAAGAAAAAGCTAACCATAAAATAAAAATTACAGTAGCTACTGATGGTCATTATATTACCCTTATTAAAATTGCCAAGAAAAATGCTCATATTAGTTTAACAGAAAATACTAAAGAGGAAGAAAATCCTCTTCTAACTCTAGAGAAGTACCTTAATCTACCCCGTCTACCATACCATATTGAAGCATTTGATATTTCAAATATTTCTGGTATATATGCTGTAGCATCAATGGTTGTATTTGAAAATGGAAAACCTGCAAAGAAGATGTATCGTAAATTTAAGATGAATACTCCCGGTCCAAATGATTTTGCAATGATGAAGGAAGTAATCACAAGAAGATACTCCCATATATCACCTAATAATACAAATAATACATCAGATTCACTTAGTATTCATCCAGATCTAGTGTTAATTGATGGAGGTAAAGGACAGCTTGGAATGGCTGTTGATGTATTTAAAAAACTAAATATTACAGATGTTCCTCTTGCAGGCCTTGCAAAGAAATTTGAAGAAGTATATCTTCCAGGACAAACAAATCCAATAATTCTACCAAGACAATCCTCAGCACTACATCTTCTTCAATATGTACGTGATGAGTCACATAGATTTGCAATAACATTCCATAGAAAACTTCGTTCAAAAGCATTTACAAAATCTATTCTTGATGACATACCAGGTGTTGGTAAAAAAAGAAAACAAGCACTCTTAACACATTTTGAAAGCTTAGATAATATTTATAATGCAAGTTTTGATGAAATATGTCAAGTAAAAGGTATTAATCAAAAATTAGCAAAAACAATTTATGAAACACTAAAAGAGGATAAAAAAGAATAA
- the uvrA gene encoding excinuclease ABC subunit UvrA produces MESKEEIRNRAIKDRKIIIKGAREHNLQNIDVTIPRDNFVVITGLSGSGKSSLAFDTIYAEGQRRYVESLSAYARQFLGQMEKPEIDYIEGLSPAISIDQKTTRSNPRSTVGTVTEIYDYLRLLYARIGVAHCYNCGKEISQQTPGQIAQEIIENNDQEKIYILAPVVKNRKGMHKKIFSTYKQKGYVRVRVDGEIKSLDETIELDKNQKHVIEIVIDRLKVANNENFRRRLVEAVENALRISEGLVTVANNDNSIPDQYYSEALACPDCGINFLEISPRMFSFNNPQAACPTCNGIGSTFEIDEDLIVPNKTLSIREGAIKPWSNSTSTETYYNRILAGVATHYGFKVDVPYHTLSRKNKDVILYGSNGENITFSFIRNNKEKRVTKPFEGVIPYMKRIFLETKSRYRRKAIHSYMTLNKCPTCHGDRLKPEMLAVTVGDMNIADVTKLSLSKAKEFFENLKLTKRQEFIGHEILKEIRERLSFLNDVGLNYLTLARSSGTLSGGEAQRIRLATQIGSRLVGVLYVLDEPSIGLHQRDNMKLIETLKHLRDLGNTLIVVEHDEETILEADHVIDIGPGAGDHGGIVTAQGTPDEIKNNENSLTGQYLSGTKKIPVPKTRHEGNGKSIKIIGASENNLKNIDVEFPLGKFICVTGVSGSGKSTLVNKILYLGLYELLTNKHKDKVGCHKKIIGSENIDKIIVIDQSPIGRTPRSNPATYIGLFTYIRELFAQTPEAKQNGYKPGRFSFNVKGGRCEACSGDGIVQIEMHFLADVYVPCEVCGGKRYNQETLNIRYKGKNINDVLEMTSSEALEFFKHIPKIKRKLQTLVDVGLGYVKLGQPATTLSGGEAQRIKLAKELSRQNTHNTLYILDEPTTGLHFDDINRLLKVLLKLRNQGNTLVVIEHNLDVVKTADYIIDLGPEGGNGGGWLIAEGTPEEIAKQDTYTGIYLKPMLE; encoded by the coding sequence ATGGAATCCAAGGAAGAAATAAGAAATAGAGCTATAAAAGATAGAAAAATAATTATAAAAGGAGCAAGAGAACATAATCTTCAAAATATTGATGTTACAATACCACGTGATAACTTCGTGGTAATAACAGGACTTAGTGGTTCTGGAAAATCATCACTGGCATTTGATACAATCTATGCTGAAGGACAAAGAAGATATGTTGAATCTCTATCAGCATATGCAAGACAATTTCTAGGACAAATGGAAAAACCAGAAATAGACTACATTGAAGGTCTATCTCCTGCAATATCAATAGACCAAAAAACCACTAGATCAAATCCCAGATCCACTGTAGGTACTGTTACAGAAATCTATGATTATCTTAGATTATTATATGCAAGAATAGGTGTGGCTCATTGTTATAACTGTGGAAAGGAAATATCACAACAAACACCAGGACAAATAGCACAAGAAATAATAGAAAACAATGATCAAGAAAAGATATACATACTAGCACCAGTTGTGAAAAATAGGAAAGGAATGCATAAGAAGATATTTTCCACATATAAACAAAAGGGATATGTGAGAGTACGTGTTGATGGTGAGATTAAAAGCTTAGATGAAACAATAGAACTTGATAAAAATCAAAAACATGTAATAGAAATAGTAATTGACAGATTAAAAGTAGCAAATAATGAAAATTTCCGTAGAAGATTAGTTGAAGCAGTGGAAAATGCACTTAGAATAAGTGAAGGACTAGTTACAGTAGCAAATAATGATAATTCCATTCCAGATCAATACTATAGTGAAGCATTAGCCTGTCCAGATTGTGGAATAAATTTCCTAGAAATAAGTCCAAGAATGTTTTCATTTAACAATCCCCAAGCTGCATGTCCAACATGTAATGGTATAGGAAGTACATTTGAAATAGATGAAGATTTAATAGTTCCAAATAAAACCTTATCAATAAGAGAAGGTGCTATTAAACCTTGGAGTAATTCTACAAGTACAGAAACATACTACAATAGAATACTTGCAGGGGTAGCAACACACTATGGATTTAAAGTAGATGTACCATACCATACTTTATCTAGAAAAAATAAGGATGTAATATTATATGGAAGTAATGGTGAAAATATAACATTTTCATTTATTAGAAATAATAAGGAAAAACGTGTTACAAAACCATTTGAAGGAGTAATTCCATATATGAAACGAATATTTCTGGAAACAAAATCAAGATACAGAAGAAAAGCAATACATTCATATATGACATTAAATAAGTGTCCAACATGTCATGGAGATAGGCTTAAACCAGAAATGTTAGCAGTTACTGTTGGAGATATGAATATAGCTGATGTTACAAAATTATCTTTATCTAAGGCAAAGGAGTTCTTTGAAAATCTTAAATTAACTAAACGTCAGGAATTTATTGGACATGAAATACTAAAAGAAATAAGAGAAAGATTATCATTTCTAAATGATGTAGGACTTAACTATTTAACACTTGCCAGGTCATCTGGTACATTATCTGGTGGAGAAGCTCAACGTATAAGACTAGCAACACAAATTGGAAGTAGATTAGTTGGAGTTTTATATGTTTTAGATGAACCAAGCATAGGATTACATCAAAGAGATAATATGAAACTTATTGAAACATTAAAACATCTTAGGGATCTTGGAAATACTTTGATTGTAGTAGAACATGATGAGGAAACAATACTTGAAGCAGATCATGTTATTGACATAGGACCTGGGGCAGGGGATCATGGAGGAATTGTAACAGCACAGGGAACACCTGATGAAATTAAAAATAATGAGAATTCATTAACAGGACAGTACTTATCTGGAACTAAGAAAATACCAGTACCAAAAACTCGTCATGAAGGAAATGGAAAATCAATAAAAATAATAGGAGCAAGTGAAAATAATCTTAAAAACATAGATGTGGAATTTCCATTGGGTAAATTTATATGTGTAACAGGAGTATCAGGTTCTGGAAAAAGTACACTTGTAAATAAAATATTGTATCTTGGATTATATGAACTTCTTACAAATAAACATAAAGATAAAGTAGGATGTCATAAAAAGATTATAGGTTCTGAAAATATTGATAAAATCATTGTAATTGACCAGTCACCTATTGGAAGAACACCTCGTTCAAATCCTGCAACATATATTGGATTATTCACATATATTCGTGAATTATTTGCACAAACACCAGAAGCAAAACAGAATGGATATAAACCTGGAAGATTTAGTTTCAATGTTAAAGGAGGAAGATGTGAAGCATGTTCTGGTGATGGAATTGTACAGATAGAGATGCATTTTCTAGCAGATGTATATGTTCCATGTGAAGTATGTGGTGGTAAACGTTACAATCAAGAAACATTGAATATTAGATATAAAGGTAAAAATATCAATGATGTACTGGAAATGACAAGTAGTGAAGCATTAGAGTTTTTCAAACACATACCTAAGATAAAAAGAAAATTACAAACCCTGGTTGATGTTGGACTTGGATATGTTAAACTTGGTCAGCCAGCAACAACATTATCTGGTGGAGAAGCTCAGCGTATAAAATTAGCTAAGGAATTAAGTAGACAAAATACACACAATACATTATATATTCTAGATGAACCAACAACAGGTCTTCACTTTGATGATATTAACAGATTATTAAAGGTATTATTAAAACTTAGGAATCAGGGAAATACATTGGTTGTTATTGAACATAATCTTGATGTTGTAAAAACTGCAGATTATATAATTGATTTAGGTCCTGAAGGAGGTAATGGTGGAGGTTGGCTAATAGCTGAGGGAACTCCTGAAGAGATAGCTAAACAAGATACTTATACAGGTATTTATCTTAAGCCAATGCTTGAATAA
- the aroC gene encoding chorismate synthase, which produces MVANTTGEIFKVTTFGLSHGKALGATIDGCPAGLNLSNEDIQNELNKRRPGTSNLTTSRDEKDKVEILSGIFNGMTDGTPITAIIFNKDQRSKNYDNLKNNPRPGHGDFCWREKFGNYDYRGGGRGSGRVTIGHVIGGAVSKKLLQQHNITTTAHVTSIHNIHSTKKFTLNTIKENITKNNVRCADLEVATLMEDEILKLKERGDSTGGKVEIIIDNVPVGLGQPVFDKIDGDFAKALMNIGAVKAVEVGCGIESSTLTGHEMNDEYYIEDNKIQTKTNNAGGIVGGMTNGMPIILKISVKPTPSVSGIQNTVNLEKRENSTIEIEGRHDPCICPRITTVAEAVCNMVLADHMIRAGYIHPDKIN; this is translated from the coding sequence ATGGTTGCAAATACAACAGGAGAAATATTTAAAGTAACAACATTTGGATTAAGTCATGGAAAAGCTTTAGGTGCAACAATTGATGGTTGTCCTGCAGGACTTAATCTATCAAATGAAGATATTCAAAATGAATTAAATAAAAGAAGACCTGGAACTAGTAACTTAACAACATCAAGAGATGAAAAAGATAAAGTAGAAATATTATCAGGTATATTCAATGGTATGACAGATGGAACACCAATAACAGCAATAATATTTAACAAAGACCAAAGAAGTAAAAACTATGATAACTTAAAAAATAATCCAAGACCAGGACATGGCGATTTTTGTTGGAGAGAAAAATTTGGAAATTATGACTATCGTGGTGGAGGAAGAGGAAGTGGAAGAGTAACAATTGGACATGTAATAGGAGGAGCAGTAAGTAAAAAACTCCTACAACAACATAACATAACAACAACAGCCCATGTAACATCGATTCATAACATACATTCAACAAAGAAATTCACATTAAATACTATAAAAGAAAATATTACAAAGAATAATGTTAGATGTGCAGATTTAGAAGTTGCTACTTTAATGGAAGATGAAATTCTAAAACTTAAAGAAAGGGGAGATAGTACTGGAGGAAAAGTAGAAATAATCATTGATAATGTACCTGTAGGTTTAGGTCAACCAGTATTTGATAAGATAGATGGGGACTTTGCAAAGGCATTGATGAATATTGGAGCAGTAAAGGCTGTTGAAGTAGGATGTGGTATTGAAAGTTCAACATTAACAGGACATGAAATGAATGATGAATACTACATAGAAGATAATAAAATTCAGACAAAAACAAACAATGCTGGAGGAATTGTTGGTGGTATGACAAATGGTATGCCAATTATTTTAAAGATTTCTGTTAAACCAACACCATCAGTAAGTGGAATACAAAATACTGTTAATTTAGAAAAAAGAGAAAATTCCACTATAGAAATAGAAGGTCGACATGATCCATGTATCTGTCCAAGAATAACAACAGTTGCAGAAGCAGTATGTAACATGGTACTTGCAGATCACATGATAAGAGCAGGATATATTCATCCTGATAAAATAAATTAA
- a CDS encoding type 1 glutamine amidotransferase — protein sequence MNMELNLFHMYPEQLNLYGDTGNILCLKNRCEKRGIEVNLYKFSKEEKYDLSLGDIFFIGGGSDNSQEIVYNDFLNYKDSFKQIIEENKVLLAVCGGYQLLGKEYINKNGDSLPGLNIFDYTTVHRQNRIINNIILETTIDITPKTIVGFENHGGRTYSNYTPLGNVLVGKGNNDTDGVEGVVYKNYIGTYLHGPILPKNPHVADYLILKALQNKYEVESLEKLDDTIEYLAHEKFLKLYNK from the coding sequence ATTAATATGGAGCTAAATTTATTTCATATGTATCCAGAACAACTAAATTTATATGGAGATACTGGAAATATTCTATGTTTAAAAAATAGATGTGAAAAACGAGGAATTGAAGTTAATTTATATAAATTTTCCAAGGAAGAAAAATATGATCTATCACTGGGAGATATCTTCTTTATAGGTGGAGGATCTGATAATTCACAAGAAATTGTGTATAATGATTTTCTAAATTATAAAGATTCATTTAAACAAATAATTGAAGAAAATAAAGTATTACTTGCTGTTTGTGGTGGATATCAATTACTTGGAAAAGAATATATTAATAAAAATGGTGATAGTCTTCCAGGACTTAATATATTTGATTATACTACTGTTCATAGACAAAATAGAATAATTAACAATATTATTCTTGAAACAACAATTGATATTACTCCAAAAACAATTGTGGGTTTTGAAAATCATGGAGGTAGAACCTACTCTAACTACACACCACTAGGAAATGTTCTTGTTGGTAAGGGAAATAATGATACTGATGGTGTTGAAGGTGTAGTATATAAAAATTACATTGGAACATATCTACATGGACCAATACTACCTAAAAATCCACATGTGGCAGATTATTTAATATTAAAAGCTCTTCAAAATAAGTATGAAGTGGAATCACTTGAAAAACTAGATGATACCATAGAATACTTGGCTCATGAGAAGTTTTTAAAGTTATATAATAAGTAA